From Candidatus Bathyarchaeia archaeon:
GCGAAACTAGGGGCTAAACGAACCAGCGGAATTCTTCCCTCTTCTTTTCTTCTTCCACCTTAACTGGTTTAACCCAGCCGAAGGATTCCAGGATTTTCGCGGTTTTCTCAGCCGCCTCATCCAACCTTGAAAGGTCCACCTTCAAACCAAGATACCTGTTTAGGGCTGAAATGGCATAGCGGGCGGCGTTTGCATCTGGATACGTTCCTAAAGTCTCTACTAGAAGCGAGAAACCCCTAAAGCCCCTTAGGGCGCCAAGTCCAATTAGGATGCCAGCCACGCCGAAAATGTTTCCAACCATTATCTTTGCGCCTAAACTAAGAACCTCTCTCAAGGTTTCCGGATCCGAGGCTGCGCAGTAAACTTCCGGAACCTCTTTAACTTCCTCCTGTTTGAAGCCGCCCACCGTTATGAGGAAGCGGCACCCCAATTCTTCAGCGATATCCAATATTCTTCCACAAAGCTCGTACTGCCCAAAGGTTGTGAGGGCTTGGGTGTTGCCATACCATATAATCAAGTCTCGGCCTTCACCGCCGCTTTTGTAGTAGTATAACTCATTTATTGGTGAACGGGGTTCCCCCGTTTCCGTTGTCACAGCCAAGTCTTGAAATGATGCGGAGAATATTCTTGCGAAGCGCTTTGCCTTCAACTCGTTGATAAGATGTAAAGCCACAATGTTTGCCACAAAGCCTATTCCAGGAAGTCCCTCAATGAGCACGGGGTTATTGAGCTTCGGTTTCTCCTCAATCTGTATTGACAGTGGCATGTTGTTCTTCCCGCCTTTATTAGAGCTTCACATTTTATAAACTTGTTTGACCGATTTTGTTTAGGCTTGCAATGAGCTTCGAAGTGAAGGATAGAGATCTGCTGGCGAGAATTGGAAAACTGCGAACCAAAAGTGGTGCAGTGGAAACTCCGCTCCTCTTCCCAGTTGTAAATCCAGCCGTGCAGCCAATCAGCCCCAAAAGAATCCGGGAGGAATTCGGCTTCGAAGCTCTTATAACAAATGCTTACATTCTCAAGAAGCGCTTCAAAATGGAACCCGCCGAAAGGGGTCTACATAAATTTCTAGACTTTAATGGCGTCGTAATGACGGATTCGGGAGCTTACCAGATACTTGTCTATGGAGATGTGGAAACCACTTCAGAGGAAATTGTGGCTTACCAAGAGCAGATAGATACGGACATAGCTACGATACTGGATTGGCCGACGGGCTGGAAAGCCACAAGGAGGCATGCGGAACAAACCGTGGAAGAAACATTGAAAAGAGCTCGGGAACTCTTTCAGATCAGGACTAGGGAGGATATTCTCTGGGTTGGACCTGTCCAAGGAGGACGCTACCTAGATCTAGTGGCGAAATCAGCATCCGAAATGGGGAAACTGCCATTCCACATCCATGCGCTGGGTAGCCCCACGGAGGTTATGGAAAACTACCGCTTCGATGTTTTGGTTGACATGATTTTAACAGCCAAAATGAACTTGCCTATTGAGCGGCCGCTGCACCTCTTTGGAGCTGGACACCCTTTTATGTTTGCGTTGGCAGTGGCCCTTGGATGCGACTTGTTTGATTCAGCGGCATACGCCATATACGCTAAAGAGGGCCGCTATATGACTGAAACTGGAACTGTTAGGCTTGAGGAGCTTGAATATTTCCCATGTGCTTGCCCAAAATGCTCAAGCAAAACGCCTAAGGAAATCTCCGAAATGCCTCCAAAGGAGAGGCAGGTTTTCCTCGCAGAGCACAATCTCTACGCTTGTCTCTCCGAAATCAGGCGGGTTAAGCAGGCCATAAGGGAGGGACGCCTCTGGGAACACTTGGAATTGAGATCTCATGGACATCCCACGCTGTTGCAGGCGTTGAAGAGGCTGAAGATTTACGAGGAATTCATTGAAAAACACAGTCCAACAGTTAAGCCCAGTGGGCTGTTCTTTTTCAGCTCGCTGGGGCTATCCCGCCCCGAAGTTGTACGTCATAGGGTTAGGCTTTCCGAGCGCTTCACACATTACGAAAGGGAAGCCCTTATCTTGATGCCCCAGACAAAGACCAAACCCTTTCATAGATCAAAGCTCTACAAGAAGCTGGGTAAGGCTCTTCGCAATACTCTCAGAATGGAGGATACCGCCAAAATTCAGGTTTGTTTCTATGAAGCACCATTTGGATTAGTTCCAATAGAGCTAGATGAGGTTTACCCGCTCTCCCAACATGAAACAGCCCTCCCGCCTGATTTGGAAACAATAGAGTATGTTGCGGCTCAAGTGGTAAACCACATTAGCCAACAAAATTACAAGATTGTGGCTTTCCTCAATAACCATGAGGTTTGGGGTGAAAAGGTTCTGAAAGCTTGTCGAGACGCTTGCCAGAATAAGGGAGTCATTTTCACAAGCTTCGACATCGAGATGGAAGAGTGGCCGGGACTTGTTGCTGATTTTTTGAAACAAAATTTGGAAAAGCAGAGAAGAGGGAGAAGCGCTGATTAGGGCGGATCTTCACGTTCACACGCTTTTCTCGCCAGACTCCTCAATACCGCCGAAAACATTGGTTGACATGCTTCTAGCCCACCCATACATTAAGGCGGTTGCCGTGATGGACCACAACACCGTGAGGGGCTACTTCAAAGTTCGAGAGCTGGCCTCTGCATACCCGGATATACTGGTTATTCCAGGAGTGGAGGTTAGCACAACGGGGGGCGACATTCTCCTTTTGGGCATAGCGGAGGTTCCACCTCAACCATGGACCGTGGACAACGTTATTGACTTCGCCCACAGCATGGGAGGTCTAGTGGTTGCAGCACACCCCTACAGAGCTTATGGTTTAGGAGACGCCGCCAGAAACTATTCCATAGACGCCGTGGAGATTTTGAATGGTGGTTGTCCACGGCATCTTAATTCGATGGCTGAAGAACTCGCAAGGGAGATGAGACTGCCAGGTGTGGCTGGAAGCGACGCCCACAGAGTGGATGAGCTTTTGACTGCCTATACGGAAATTCAGGCCTCAACGGATTTGGATGAGGTTCTAAGGGCCATCAAGCGGGGTCTAGTGAGGGTGTTTCATGCTGGAAAGTCAATACATTTTTAAAACAGCAGTGCAAATGTTTACTGCGTTAAAACGGTTGAAGTGGAAATGAGTCCCCTACAGATTAGGTTTCTGGGTGCAACCCACGAGGTTGGCAGAGCGGCCATCGCCGTGAAAACTCCGAAGACCCAGGTTCTGCTAGACTACGGTGTCATGCTAAACCATGAGCCAGGCTTCCCCATTCATGTTCCACCTAAAGAGGTGGATGCCATAATCCTGGGGCACAGCCACCTTGACCATTCAGGGGCAATCCCCATATTCTTTATTCATGGAAAAAAGCCAGTTTACACAAATCGGCTCACGGCAGAGCTAACCCAACTGTTAATTTCAGACTTCATTCACCTTTCAAGCTACTACCTTCCATACGAGTATCTGGAACTTCGAACCATGATGAGGAACATTAAACAC
This genomic window contains:
- a CDS encoding PAC2 family protein, with the translated sequence MPLSIQIEEKPKLNNPVLIEGLPGIGFVANIVALHLINELKAKRFARIFSASFQDLAVTTETGEPRSPINELYYYKSGGEGRDLIIWYGNTQALTTFGQYELCGRILDIAEELGCRFLITVGGFKQEEVKEVPEVYCAASDPETLREVLSLGAKIMVGNIFGVAGILIGLGALRGFRGFSLLVETLGTYPDANAARYAISALNRYLGLKVDLSRLDEAAEKTAKILESFGWVKPVKVEEEKKREEFRWFV
- the tgtA gene encoding tRNA guanosine(15) transglycosylase TgtA → MSFEVKDRDLLARIGKLRTKSGAVETPLLFPVVNPAVQPISPKRIREEFGFEALITNAYILKKRFKMEPAERGLHKFLDFNGVVMTDSGAYQILVYGDVETTSEEIVAYQEQIDTDIATILDWPTGWKATRRHAEQTVEETLKRARELFQIRTREDILWVGPVQGGRYLDLVAKSASEMGKLPFHIHALGSPTEVMENYRFDVLVDMILTAKMNLPIERPLHLFGAGHPFMFALAVALGCDLFDSAAYAIYAKEGRYMTETGTVRLEELEYFPCACPKCSSKTPKEISEMPPKERQVFLAEHNLYACLSEIRRVKQAIREGRLWEHLELRSHGHPTLLQALKRLKIYEEFIEKHSPTVKPSGLFFFSSLGLSRPEVVRHRVRLSERFTHYEREALILMPQTKTKPFHRSKLYKKLGKALRNTLRMEDTAKIQVCFYEAPFGLVPIELDEVYPLSQHETALPPDLETIEYVAAQVVNHISQQNYKIVAFLNNHEVWGEKVLKACRDACQNKGVIFTSFDIEMEEWPGLVADFLKQNLEKQRRGRSAD
- a CDS encoding CehA/McbA family metallohydrolase is translated as MRADLHVHTLFSPDSSIPPKTLVDMLLAHPYIKAVAVMDHNTVRGYFKVRELASAYPDILVIPGVEVSTTGGDILLLGIAEVPPQPWTVDNVIDFAHSMGGLVVAAHPYRAYGLGDAARNYSIDAVEILNGGCPRHLNSMAEELAREMRLPGVAGSDAHRVDELLTAYTEIQASTDLDEVLRAIKRGLVRVFHAGKSIHF